The Primulina tabacum isolate GXHZ01 chromosome 10, ASM2559414v2, whole genome shotgun sequence region GGGAAATGATGACTGCTCATCTTCGGCCAAATGAAGTGAATATGAAACGAGGAGATGACGACTGACTTCTCTTTGGTGAGTGTTTACATGAAACCAGTATGCATGCACATAGGCTTATATATCTATTGTATGTATCTATGTCGTGAACAAAGGCTTTTTTCCCTCTGATTTGTTTCTGTTGGATAACATTGAGAAAATAAAGCATATCAACATTGTAATTGTTCAGGTTTGTGCAACTCctctttttaatttaatttactatGTATTATAGAACCTTCCCTTCCAGATTCTGGTCGGATACATTTCGTGCTTGAGATTTCAAGTTGCAACAATTAAATGTTGcctgaaaattgaaaaaaaatggagAACTTAGGAGACTGTTCAGATTCATATGAAGCCATTTTGGTCAACCCATCTTTCAAAACTCATTATCTTCTCTATTGTGAAGGGAAGATATGATGTCTGCTGCCCTCTGATGTCTGCATGGGATCTTCACACGGCTTGGCTTGTGATTTCCACTCTGCATATAATCTTGGATTGTTtcaaagtaattctttttcctAGTAAAAATTTGAgagtaaatttattttatttttagcttGTTTTCCAAGTTCTTTAAATCAACGAACAAGTTACATATTTTCCTGTTTACCGGCTATTCTTCAAGAATAAACGGATTACAAAATTTTCCCTGTACTTCCGTTGCGTCAGTTGGTGGTGTATTTTCAGGAAAATGAAAATTGTATTTCCTTTTTGGCATATTGTTCCAGATGCAGGCCATTCTGCCAATGAACCAGCAATGTTGATCCGAAGAACTTGTAGCTGCAACCAATAAGTTCAAATATATCATCGAGGAAGGTGCGCCTTGAAATCACTTGATGTGCTGCAATGTGAGATTGTTTCGAACTAGTCCTTTTTCTTCGCAATTTTTTCGGATTCCATATGATCCAGTTTCAGAGTCTCCCATTTATGTGAATATGTAAAACTTCATAATCATTTTATGTAATCTTAGAATTGAAAGGGTGACTAAGATAAACCGAGTAGTTTCGAAATTAAGAGCGCAACCTCCCACAACACTGGGAGATGGCGATAATGATGGAGAAGTAGGTGACACAAAtgagtttaaaagattttttgagatctTGAAATTTTATTGCATCATAAAGTATAGTTAatgatatcctatccttgaggtATGAATATATTTTATCTAACACAATAACGAAGCCAATAATGCACCTtatctgatattatatctaaaAATCAAAACATCACACATCACAAATGTGCGAAATTGCCACAATACATAATTCATTCACGAACCGTTTCCCAATTCATGAAGGCAAAAAATTCTGAAAAACGCTtgaaatcaacaaaaaaaaattatgctcAAGAATCGGGGAAatggaaaaatatttcataatttAGCAGCGATGTCTTCGAGAGGCGTAGAAAGCGAGGGCTCTTTCTCTAATTCGGTCTCGAGCTGGCTGTAATTTCCTTTGGCCTTGAAAAGTTGGATATGGTGGTGCTTGCAGTAGAGCTTGCCCTCGTGTGCTATGTAGTTGGATGGGCTAATGGTGCAGCCTCCATGAGTGCACTTGAAGCAGCTCTTGTGGTAAGATTTTCCATTCACAGTCACCTTTTGCACGATAATATATATGTCATATAAGATGTATCCGCCTATATTTTGTCATCTATGTTTTTggaattttagtctttttttcCGACGCTaaagttaaaatttgaaaattattaaaatctcGAAGATGCAAGCATAGATGATCGACGGAAAATGCAATTTCTCCATATTTTTATGAAGTGAAAACTGATCAGAAGATCGGACATACCTTCTCAATTGGGTAAACTGTGCTGCTACATCCCACACATTTGTCTCTCGTACCTccaaacatacttgaaactttgCTTGCATTCTATTCAACATTAATACTCagttccaaaaaaatatatatatacatacatctaTCCAAAATTAGAGTCATTCATTCAATTATTAAAAGAAATTTAAGGATGAAATTACCTCATTTTCCGATGCCTTCTCTGGTTTCAAGACTTTAGGAGTACctggaaaaaaaatgaaaatgaagcCTAATAAAGAAACCAAATTCAGAAATTTAGAATTAAAGTTGGTGCTGATGAAATGATGATATATATAGAGTACCCTCGAAACTTTTCTCCAGGCTACCAGTTCTCTTGAAGATCTGATCATAGTGAGGTCTGCAGTACAGCACCCCGTCAATGGAGTTGAAGTTTCCGAGCTGAATTCATATGGTCAAACAAAGGTAATCAATACCATTAAAAATTTATCACTTTCAATAGCTTGGAACTATTAGTTATAGCAACAGATGCAATGTGTTTCCCACCTTTTTGTGCAAAATTCACTTGATGGATATTTTATGCAAGACATGCATGGAGTAGATCCCGATATGATATATAAACCAAACCAGATTTTGCCTTATCCGCTCAaacataaatatgtatatacCTTAAGGGTGCCATTGCAATGGTGGCACCTGAAACAAGCCTTGTGATAAATCCGGTTATCCGCTGCCAGCCGATCGACCAGATACACAGTCAGGCTACAAGCTCTGCATTTCTGTGTCGTGCCCGCAAACGCCATCTCTCGTTGTTTTTATTCTAATCTGAATCTGAGAAAAAGAGAACAATCTTTCAACTTAGATTGCCTCTCTTTCTcaacttttttttattattttgttgtaACAAAATCTTATTCAAATGTTTatagaaaggtataaatgggcACGAAGATCGAAGAAAATGAAACAGTGGGCAGCAGCGAATTGCGGGTTGGGGACGAAGATCGAAGAAAATGAAACAGTGGGCAGCAGCAAATTGCGGGTTGGGATTTCGGAAACAAGAATACATAATGTTTCAATGGAATTCTCTGATTGCACATCATTTCTTGCGAAGTGTAAGCAATCTTGTTGGAGGCTTATGTGTGACGCCCACTATATTTGGAATATGACTATGTccaattattagttattacgAGAAAATAGTTGGCCTTCTCCTTctaccaaaaaaaaatatatatataactaatgATATACTTATAAATCAAACGATCTGATAGATTTTTATCCGTGACACGAATCGATCttattcatatttataataatgttttttattgcataaaaaaacaatattttctattgacaactcaaataaaagatttgtcttacaaaattgactcgtgagaccgtttcacgaaattttttatgaacacagtataattcaaaatttttaaaaactaataATTAATGGCTTTATTATTAAATCATTTCACCAATAATAGCAAATAAATACTTAAtcttaataataattttcttaTTAAACTTTTCAAGACTATATTTCATAATCATTTTTTAGTTTGTAATTTGATGTCCGAATCGAAATGATGGGGatcgtataaaaaaaattaagttttgaaaaaaaagttaaggttgcaaaaatatataaattttaatatttaaaattaaattattgaatccgtataaaatttaaataccaTTATTTATAGAGCCAAACACAGCAGTAGCGTGGCCGGAGCTTTGGTTTCCGGATGGCGCATAAATCGGTTTTCGATGCTTCCGCCGTCAAATCCGAGTTCGAGGTGGCTGGGATTAACCCTAATTTCATCCCCATCATCTGGAAGCACGTTCTGCAAAACCCTAATTGCAGGTGGGATGAAATCCCGTCTCTGCCTGTTGCAGTTTACTCTCTCCTCCACTCCAAGTTCAAACCCTCTACCTCCACTCTCCATTCCGCCTTAGATTCCATTGACCAGACCACCACTAAGCTTTTGATCAAATTGAAGGTAAATTTTATATTGAGACTGCCCCTGCAAATCATGTGTTCATGATTCACTGGAACATCTTTATCACAGATGGGATGCAACTTATGCTATAAAGGACGTAATAGAGGGCCGGAGGATTGGTGTCGGTGTGGAATATAAGCAAAGTTCCATAAATGGTTGTGATGTATTACTGAAATTGCGTGAAAATGATTTTGGTGATAGGATGGTATAGAGTGTTTGCAACCtctaaaaaaattgattatttgATTTTCTTTCACTTAGTATATTTTATCTGTTATATAATTCTATAATATGTGAGTGTTTATTAACTACCACGCCACAATGGCTATTATTTCTAACTATAATCACATTCCAGCATTTAGTTATCTGTGTAGTTTATATTATTTGGTGTATCTGTATCAGCCTTATAGAGTTATAGTCTGCTATTTCTTGTTTtccatatatttttttgtttgctaGAATGGAGAGTTTGTGGAGGCTGTGATAATGCGATATGATACCCGACTGGGAAAATATAATGGAAAGCCTCGTCCTGGCGGTCTTAGGTCGACCTTGTGCATATCTTCACAGGTTGGAGATTCTCGTGTCTATGCCCACATATAGTCATTTTTTAATCTAAAAAGACTTGCTTACATGTCGCCCTGCGTACTTCAATCTTTTTAGTCATTGATTGTCATTAATTCTTATATTAGGTTGGATGCAAAATGGGTTGCAACTTTTGTGCTACAGGAAGCATGGGATTTAAAAGCAATCTTTCATCTGGAGAAATCTTGGAACAACTAGTGCATGCTTCTCGCATAGCAGCTATACGAAATGTTGTTTTTAtggtataatattttttttcatattctATGCTCAGGTTTCAGTATTTAATCGGATAATTTGCACATCAAGGTTTGCTAATTGTGGACTAGAtgatatgtattttttttacctCAATGCAATAAGTAGTAAGAGTTAGATATAGTTGTTTGTAGTTTATGCACTATCTTGGTGGTTGAGTGCCATTGTATCAGTCCCTTTGAAATTACGGTTTTGCATTGTTCTATCACGTTGCTTTTGAGGAACCTAAAAAATTACTGGCTGAATGTAATGCTTTGAAGTTTGCTTATCTGTGGTTTTTGCTGCTGTTAAGTGAAGATCAACTTGTGTGAAATGTTATTGTTCTGAGCAGGGAATGGGAGAGCCACTTAATAACTACTCTGCAGTGGTTGAAGCTATCAGAGTTATGACAGCACCTCCATTTCAGTTGTCACGGAAGAAAATTACTATCTCAACGGTGCATGACATACTTCTCTCATGCTATGAAATATCTTCTTCTTTATTCTGCACTTATAAGTTATCAGTCTTGTTTAGTTTAGACCTTCTAGAATTCTTATCGAAACCTCTGCACTTATTCATTGTAATGAAGATATTttctttagttttttttatatgcAATGTTGTGCCTGCTCTATGGCGGGAAGTATGTAGTATTTGTTCTCATTCACATTTAGCTTGTTCAGGTAGGCGTCATCCACGCTATCAGCAAGCTTCACAGAGATATACCAAACTTGAACCTAGCTGTGTCCCTTCATGCACCAGTGCAAGAAATTCGCTGTCAGATAATGCCTGCAGCAAGGGCTTTTCCATTAGAGAGACTAATGAATGCATTGCGGGACTATCAAGCTTGCAGGTTTATTTCCCCCTGGTATCATATGTATATCCATTCCTGAGCAGTCATATGCGTAAGATGAAGAGAACATATCTCTATCTCACTTGTTTGTTTTGTTGTAGCCAgcagaaaatatttattgagtaCATAATGCTCGATGGGGTGAATGATGAAGAGCAGCATGCGCACCAGCTTGGCAAATTGCTTGAGACGTTCGAAGTGGTATGCTTTACAGTGAAGAAATACTAGCTTTGCATTCTATGTACTAGTAATCCATCCATTTATTGTTGACAGTCGATCTTTGTCGTATGCAACAGGTTGTGAACCTAATTCCTTTTAACCCAATCGGTTCTCTGAGTCGTTATAAAACCAGCAACGATCAGAAAGTCGCGATTTTCCAGATAATACTAAGAGGCACTTACAACATCAGAACGATTGTTCGTAAACAAATGGGTCAAGATATAAGCGGCGCTTGTGGCCAATTAGTAGTGAACCTACCTGGAAAAGGGTCCTCTCGAAGCGCGGATCATATAACAGACATCGAAGATCTTCGTATTTGATGCGAGATGGATTTGCCtatgtaaaaatatattagTTAAACCCTTTCTGTTCTTGTCAGTGTAACAAAATCATTTCTTTCCAAACTTTTTTATGGTTTGTGCTTGTATTGTTTATATATCATATTTCTTTGAACTTCTTTTTATCAATTCTTGTACAAATTACTAAACCGGTTGGTTTCTAAAGTATATTTTCTAATTAAATATTTACACGTTAATTATTATATACCCTACTGATCCtcttttaatttgaaaatatgattgcTGGAAAAAATACCACATAATTATGCATTTTTCAGGCATTTCAACAATCAAaactatttttgaaaatttattgcAAAGGTCGgaacaaaaatttatatttgtcgAGGAAAAACAAGTAATGGGGGatttttggatatttttactaataaaaaataaataaaacgagAAATAAATAATGAAGAAGAACGACTCCTGaagtataaaatttaatattatttagaaAGAGGTTTCAATGTTCTATTATATAGTTTGTTCATCGGTTAAGAAATTATTAATCAATACAGTTTCAATCAATTAACCTTGTAATTATAAGGATaactaataaaattattttgttttcttaatttaatttatcaaaCACAATCAATTAACCTTATAATTATAAAGAtaagtaataaaattattttgttttcttaATTTAATTTACCAAACACAATGTCCAGTCAAAACTCATCaacaatatttattaattatatatatattttaaaaaattaaaattttcgggtcAACTCAACCCGATCATTTTTTTCGGGTCAGCTATCGGGTTCAATCCGATCTGATCCGAACTCGAAAACCTCAGTTtcaaacctgatttttttcgaaTGGAACGGTGTCGATTTGGTGAGTCATGTCTAATTTTGACATCCCTATCAATAATCGATTAGGTACCATAATATTCTATAttgattaaaataaatttttactttatgAAAATAATTAATAGGGAAAATCTAACAATCAATATAACCTCAGTTCATAAATCCAATTACGTtggtttatttatattaaatgcGTTATAT contains the following coding sequences:
- the LOC142505414 gene encoding LIM domain-containing protein WLIM1-like — translated: MAFAGTTQKCRACSLTVYLVDRLAADNRIYHKACFRCHHCNGTLKLGNFNSIDGVLYCRPHYDQIFKRTGSLEKSFEGTPKVLKPEKASENENASKVSSMFGGTRDKCVGCSSTVYPIEKVTVNGKSYHKSCFKCTHGGCTISPSNYIAHEGKLYCKHHHIQLFKAKGNYSQLETELEKEPSLSTPLEDIAAKL
- the LOC142505927 gene encoding uncharacterized protein LOC142505927 isoform X1; translation: MAHKSVFDASAVKSEFEVAGINPNFIPIIWKHVLQNPNCRWDEIPSLPVAVYSLLHSKFKPSTSTLHSALDSIDQTTTKLLIKLKNGEFVEAVIMRYDTRLGKYNGKPRPGGLRSTLCISSQVGCKMGCNFCATGSMGFKSNLSSGEILEQLVHASRIAAIRNVVFMGMGEPLNNYSAVVEAIRVMTAPPFQLSRKKITISTVGVIHAISKLHRDIPNLNLAVSLHAPVQEIRCQIMPAARAFPLERLMNALRDYQACRFISPCQQKIFIEYIMLDGVNDEEQHAHQLGKLLETFEVVVNLIPFNPIGSLSRYKTSNDQKVAIFQIILRGTYNIRTIVRKQMGQDISGACGQLVVNLPGKGSSRSADHITDIEDLRI
- the LOC142505927 gene encoding uncharacterized protein LOC142505927 isoform X2 gives rise to the protein MAHKSVFDASAVKSEFEVAGINPNFIPIIWKHVLQNPNCRWDEIPSLPVAVYSLLHSKFKPSTSTLHSALDSIDQTTTKLLIKLKNGEFVEAVIMRYDTRLGKYNGKPRPGGLRSTLCISSQVGCKMGCNFCATGSMGFKSNLSSGEILEQLVHASRIAAIRNVVFMGMGEPLNNYSAVVEAIRVMTAPPFQLSRKKITISTVGVIHAISKLHRDIPNLNLAVSLHAPVQEIRCQIMPAARAFPLERLMNALRDYQACSQQKIFIEYIMLDGVNDEEQHAHQLGKLLETFEVVVNLIPFNPIGSLSRYKTSNDQKVAIFQIILRGTYNIRTIVRKQMGQDISGACGQLVVNLPGKGSSRSADHITDIEDLRI